TATAGGGGAATTTTATATCAATAACGCTCTTTTGGATTATCATTATATCTACATCCACAGTCAGCTTTATATTTATCACCCAATGATCATATATATGCTCTATTTCATACTCCCATTTGAAATTACCGCATTGGGCCTCTACCCTATAATTCTGCTCTCCTTGATTGCATACAATATCAGATAATTCTAGCATCACACTGCTTACATGGTTGTTTTCGTTGAAAGTATGATATTCTATACTGCCTTGATCTGTATCGGCACAGTACAAAACAGCCATGTCATAGCTATAATCTAACTTGACATTGTTGTTGAGCAATGAAGGATTTATGGATGTATTAAATATTTTGCAGCTTTCCACATTGCATATTTTGTTTAAACCTTCACCCTCTAGTCTGTATACATTATAAGGCTGTGTACAAGACCTGCCTGAAAACAATACATTCCGGAAGGTTGCTTTATGTTTTATAATATCTGCATATACCAACGTCTGCCCTTCCATTGTTCATCATCCTGTTCTTTTGATGCTCCTATTTAAAAATATTAAACCTGTACCGTATTAATGCATGTTTTGTATAAAAAATATTCCCCCCAAAAACATGGGAGGAACATTTTTAACAGCATTTCTTTTGTTCTAAATATTGAGTTACAATGCGGAGGGCTTCTCCAAACCTCTGAAAGTGCACTATTTCCCTTTCCCTCAAGAAGCTCAAGGTATCTATCACACCTCTGTCGCTGGTAAGGTTTATCAAATTCTCGTATGTGGCTCTAGCTTTTTGTTCTGCCGCCAGATCTTCATGCAGATCTGCTATAGGATCCGCTAAAGCTTGGATATAGGACGCAGTCCAAGGCACGCCGGAAGCATCTGCAGGATATAATGCTCTCCCGTGCTGAGTATAATGGGAACCTAAACCCTCTTGTTCCAATATCTTTACAGGCACACCTTTTAACAGCTTATATATCAATGTTCCAATTATCTCCCAGTGGGCAAGCTCTTCAGTCCCTATATCTGTCAATATGGCTTTTGCTTCATCTGTAGGCATGGTATATCTCTGATTGAGATATCTTATGCCGGCTGAAAGCTCACTATCCGGTCCTCCGTATTGGGTCATCAGATATTTAGCCATAGTGATATCGGTTTTTTCAACATATGCCGGATATTGTAACTTCTTTTCATAAATCCACATTTCTATCTATCCCCCTTTACTTGTATTCTATATCCCAGGGCCAAGGTCCTTTGATATACTCCCAGGGACAACCGCTTTTTGTTCGTGCTGTAATAGGCCCATATTTTTGCTCATATTCTTCTTTCTTTTCTTTATATTCTTCTAGATATTCATTATACTTCCTGATAGCCCTCATATCTCTAGGATGAGTATCCAGATAGAGATTTAATTCTAATAAAGAAAACTGAATAGCCATCAGGCTTTTAAGGGCTGCTATCTTATCGTTAGACCCGTTCATGTCACCACAATCATCCATATAATCATCGTAGCAATTGTCATAATCATCGTAAGCATTGTTATAATCACACCAGTCGGGATAACAATATGGTTTATCATCATACGGTTTACAATATCCGGGATACGGATACATTGGATAACAATACATTCGTTTTCACACCCCCATTACTTTTTTTTATACGGTTTATATAATTCGGGAAAAATAGTTCCTTTCATCAGCCCTTCCATAGGGCTATAAAGTTTGCACATATACTGAAAGGGAATATATGCCGTCGCCAGCTTGAATTTGGAAGGCATAACCTTATATTTAGCAGCATTCACCATGATTTATCTCCTCCTGATATATAATTTTGTATATTGATATACTATTCATCATGTTATATATTTGTGTATATAAAAAAAGTCTTACCCCGATTTAAATTTGAGGTAAGACTTTTTTATCAACTTTTTACTCAATGGTATCAATGTATTTTACACAATTCAATGCTGCCACCTGTCCTTCTCCCACAGCCTTAGCTATCTGATAAGGGACACCTGTGCAATCACCGGCCGAATAGATCCCTTGCACACTGGTCTGCATATCTCTATTTACTTTTATATGATTCCCGTCCATTTCAATCTCAGGCAATAATTGAGTAGCAGGTATCAGCTCTCTGAGTATAAAAACTCCATCCACATCCAGCTCTCTCTTTTCCAGTATCAGCTTATTCACCGATTCATCCCCAGAAATACTGTCAGGCTTTTGAATAACTACTTCAATCCTAGGATCTAATTTCCCCATATCTTTATACATAGGTATATAATATACTTTTCTACATATCTCGGCTAAAAAATTAACCTCATTTTCCTCGCTGCTGCTATATGAAATAACAGCCACATCCTTACCCTTATAAAGTGGAGCATCACAAGTAGCACAGTATCCTACTCCCCTTCCTAAAAATTCCTGTTCACCCTGGATATGCTTGGGCACAACCAAACCAGTAGCTATAATAACCGCCTTTGCCCTGTATATATCGCTCTTTACCGCTATTCCAAACTCATTCCCCATCGGATATATGTTGTCTACCTTTAACTTATTTATCTTCAACCCTATATCTTTAGCATGGGCTATGAATCTTTGCCTCAATTCTTCACCTTTCTCCTTATAAAAACCTAGATAATTATCCACTCTAGGCGTTTTATGCATCTTGGGACTACAAAATTCTCCCCCAAACAAAGCCACATCTTTATTTCTTATCTTAGCATTTACAGCAGCTGAAAGCCCGGCAGGGCCACAACCTATTATTGCAATATCATAAATTCTTGATTGATCCGGCATCTTTCTACCTCCTAAAAATTGCTTGTAATCTATTATATACCCATATTTATCTATAAACACACAATTTTTTGTATATAAAAAAACCATCATAATAATATGATGGTAAATTATACTTCCTGTATGGCATCGGTAGGACATCCTTCTACCGCTTCCATCGCATCATCCTCTAATTCTTCAGGAACATCCCCGTCAATAGCTTGGGCTTTCTCCTCCTCATTCCAATCAAAAACCTCTGGACATGTTTCTATACACAACCCACAGCTTATACACAAATCTTGGTCTACTTCAACCCTCATAATAGGCCTCCTTTTTTCTTTTGATTATGATATATTATTTCTCTTAAACCCAAATATAATTCAACAACCTATATAGCCATATATACTTTATTTTTCCCATTAGCCTTAGATTTATAAAGGGCTCGATCTGCTTTTAAAAAAAGCTGTTCCATGGTCTTTGCATCCAGCGGATAGTTGGCTACCCCGGCGCTGATACTCATCTTGACGCTCTTTCCTCCTACCTGGATTTTCTGGTCTTCAACAGTCTTTCTCAACCGTTCAACAATCTTAAAGGCAGCTTGTCCATCAGTATTTGTCAAAATAATAGTAAACTCATCACCACCATAGCGGGCAGCTATATCGCTGCTTCTACAGTTTTTCTTAATGATATGTCCAAACTGTCTAATTATTTTATCCCCTTCCCGGTGACCATATTTATCGTTTATATATTTAAAATCATCTATATCGATCATAGCTATACAAAATGAATAATTATATCTATTAGCCCTTGCTATTTCCTGTTTGCACTGTTCATTAATGTATTGATAGTTATATAGACCGGTAAGTCTATCAGTTATAGAAAGCTTGGTTATCTTATATCGTAAAAATTTATCCCTTTCTACTATTCTGTTTATAAACCAGCTCAACAAGAACAAAAAGATTATCTCCAAAGCAATCTCCGCATTTGGTTTTTGTTCGGCCACCAACAATACTGTTCCGAGAGCTGCCGCTGATAGAAAAGCTATCAATTGGGAAACACCTGTACCATATTTCAAGGCTACACCAGACACAATTAAAATGTAGAAATATCTAATAAAACTCTGGCCTGCCCCGGTGGCATAAGTAAAAAACGATACCGCTAGCACATCTATGACCACTTCGAAATATTGCCTCTTATTGCCCCATCTCTTTTCCACATTTCCCCAAAGCGCCAGCTTTAAAATGCTATATGCTAAATAGCACAGTCCAAATATATTTACAAGCACATAATTGATTTGATAATTTAACTCTCGGTGGTAAATAATGGTCAATATATACCCTATTGCCACACTTATCATCCTGAGCCTGTCCATTATCTGTTCTACCTTGAATTGTCTTTCAGATTCAAGCTTTATAAATTCCATCCTTCAAATCCTCCATCCAAATCCTCCATCCATCTTACCCAAAAAAACCCAATATACCCCTTAAGAATATTATAACAGAATTTAACAGTAACTGTACTAGTATTTAAAATTTATATTTATATTTTGATATTTTAAAAATATTTGTTTGTAACCTTTTATATGGGGTATATCTATAATAGTTAAATAACCCCTCCCTTTTCTTTCAATATATGGCCATTTGAATGGTCATATATTTTTTATTCAAAATTAGACGATAATACTCCACCCTCCAAAAAATATGCAGAACAAAAATCCAGTGAATAGGATGGAGATAAATCGCCTTTTTGCATTGCAAAAAACCACACTAAAACTAGAAAGATACGATAGTAATCTAAAGTCATACCTTTGTAGTACCTAAAGGATTTACCACTTCCCCTGTATCCGCATCTATGTGCAATAGCCAATACCCAAAGTCTTCTTCCCTATTAAGGCAATCTTTTTCTACAGGCTGCCAATATACATAACCTGTCTTTCCTCCATAGGGCTGCTCTTCTTTACAGTTTGTACCAGGAAGTCCATATACCACATATTTCACTTTTCTGTCTTTATATGCAATACCCAATAAATAGTGTCTATATCTGGATAGGTTGGAATTATACATATAATAATATGCCGGAACTACGCTATATATCCCGTTAAAGCCTATCGATGCTAGGTCTATCTTTCTCCAATCGTATCCTTCAAGTCTTTGTGCAAAAGGTTCAACCTTATTATAGAAGGCAAACAAGTCAGTAAAATAATTTTCGATATCATCCCAAAACCTATTATACCTTCCATATACTTGTTCTCTAGATGTTTCTGATTTTAAAAAATCTCGGTATTTATTTTCCTGATGTATATTATCCCTATCGGTTATTTCTGCTTGTTTTTTTTTGTTCTCTGGCTCTATATCCTGCTGCTCTTGTTGTTCATCATGTTCACTTTTATAACTAATACCTCTATTCACTATATCCAGCAGATCATCTATATCAGGATAAGAGCTGTCTTCGTCCTCTGTTTCCACAATTTGTTCTTGTTGTTCAAGTTTAATCTCTTGTTCCGACTTTTGTTCAACTTTTTGTTCTATCTCTTGTTCAATTTCCCCTCTAACTTCTTGCTGGTCTAGGTCTTGTTCTTGCAAAACATCTTGCTGTTCCTTTGTCTGTACTTGCTGTTTTACCTTTGGGCGTTCAATATTTTTGTCTTTAGCAAAGGCTGCTTTCCAATCAATATCCTCATTTTTATCTATGTAACCGTTAAGACAGTATCCCAAAGGCGGGCTTTCAACACTGCCTACCTGTTGGCACACAACAACGATCGCTTTAATATTATCCGCACTATGACCGGTCTTTTTGATGTCACTGCTATCAGCCTCAAATATACATTCTCCCCTGCCGCTCTGATCCACGTTAAAGGTACCTGAGTTGATGCTGAAAATTCCTGTGCCATCCTTCCCTATCAAATATGCTTTATAGACACGGTCATCACCTGTTAAAGGTTTCAAATTTTGCACATGTGTCAACACTTTTAGTCTTTTATTTTTTATTTCTATCCTGCTGTATCCTGCAGTAGATTTTCTCACGTTATTTCTGTATTCTTTATCGCTCTCGCTTAACATGATAAAATTTCTCATATATTTTTTCAATACACACTACCCCCTTTCATTAATAATATATGTAGTTGATTTCCAAAAGTTACTTGTGACCCGATTTTTTAGCCGAATTTTTACAAACAACTCCCTACCTGTTATATTATTAAATAATAATATTGACCTACCTTAATATATTTCACTGTTATCAAAATATGCAGTATAATTGTATTGAATCTAGTTTTTATGACAAGGTGGTAGGATAATGGAAGATATGAAAATTCTAGTAGTGGATGATGATAAAAACATCTGTGAATTGATAAGCCTGTACCTAAAAAATCAAGGTTATGATGTTATTTGCCGCTATGACGGGAGTTCAGCCTTGGATGCTATAAAAAAAGGTAATATAGACCTTGTTGTGTTGGACATAATGCTGCCGGTAATAGACGGGTGGGAAGTTTGTAAAATGATACGGCACAAAAGCAACATCCCTATAATAATGCTTACAGCTAGGGATATGATAGAAGACAAGCTTCAAGGTTTTGATATTGGAGCAGATGATTATGTAGTAAAACCATTTGACCCTCGCGAATTGATAGCAAGGATAAAAGCAAGGTTGAAAAAAAATAAAACCAAAAATAACTTGATGCATATAGACAATCTAACCATAGACATGGATAAATATGAAGTGAAACTGGATGACCAACTAGTGGATTTAAAACCTAAGGAAATCCAGCTCCTTCATTTCTTATTGTCCAACAAGAATATAGTATTTTCGAGAGAACAGCTATTAAAGGATGTGTGGGATTATGATTATCCTGTGGAAACACGCACTGTAGATGTACACATAAAAAGTCTACGGAAAAAACTGGAAACGGAAAATTCAAGCTGGAGCATACAAACTGTGTGGGGGATAGGATATAAATTAGAGGTAAAAAAAGATGTTTGAAAAATTATTTAAAACACATCTTCTGATACTAATTACTATTGTAGTAGTACTTTCTTTAATTCTCTCCCTAGCATACAACAAATATATTTTTTCACAAAAAGAAAATCAACTCTCAACGGCAGCATATAAAGTAAATCACCTTACCGCAGAGTACTATCAGGACGAAATAACGCTGGACCAGCTTCAATCTTCCATAAACTCTATTAGCTATATGACCGAGTCCAGCATATATGTCATAGAATCAAAGAACAACTCAAATATACACGTTGAAGAAAAGTTGAACCAAAAATACATTACAGAAGCTTTAAATAAGATACTAAAAGGTCAAACAGTATTCTTAAAAAAACAGTATACAAATAAATTTGATATGCACATGGTCTTTAAGGGAATACCTTTAAAGATTGATTCAAAAATCATAGGGGCGATAATACTGTTTTCCCCTGTAACCTATGTGTATAAAAATATTTTCAATATCAACTTAATAATATGGATAATCTCTGCCCTGTTAGTAATTATAAGTGTTTTTATAGTATATTTTACTTCCTCTAAAATATCAGAACCTATAATATATATGGAAAAAGCAACGTCAAAACTGGCTGCCGGCGAGGAAGTGGAAGACCTTGAAGTAAAGTCAAATGATGAACTGGAAAATCTGGCAAATGGTTTCAACTATATGAAAAATCAAATCCTGAACACGGAAAAATTGAGAAAAGAATTCATCGCCAACATCTCCCATGACCTTAAAACACCCCTCACTTCAATAAACGGATTTGTTCAGGCAATGCTGGATGGCATTATAAAACAAGAAGATATGCATAGATACTTGGCCATAATAAAAGATGAGGCATCTCGTCTGATAAAATTAACCGATGATATATTAGAACTTACAAAAATTCAATCAGGAACTATAAAATTATCTAAACAAAATATCTTAGTAAAACAAATACTGGATGATATACAAAGCTCCACCGAAGCCTTGAGAGATGAAAAGAATATATCCATACATATAGACTGTCCTGATCATCTACATATATATGCTGATGCCGATAGATTAAAGCAGATAATGCTCAATATAATAAATAATTCTATAAAATACAATAAGCAAAATGGCAAAATACTCATAAAAGTATCTGATAAAAACCATGAAATAATATTTGATATTAAAGATACGGGGATAGGAATATCCAGGGAAGAACTTCCTTTTATATTTGATAAATTCAACAGAGCAAAGGCCCACCAACATATGACGGCAGGCGGAACCGGACTGGGACTGAATATAGCAAAAAATCTGGTTATACTCCATGGGGGGAAAATAAGTGCTCAAAGCCAACTGGATAAAGGCACCAAAATCACTTTTTCCATTCCCAAGTGATTGATTTACAATATCTTTACAATTTATTTGTTTTTGTTTCACATTTTTTATGTATTATATAATATATAGTTTTTGAAAGGAGCAAATTCATGAAACGGCTTATATTGATTGTGTTGAGTCTTTACATACTTGCATTTACCGCCGGATGCGGCGATGGTTCCCCAAGTCCAACCGCCCATCAAGACAAAACCGATGATCATGAAAATATAGAACATCAGGGTCACGACAATCAGCAAAAAGATGTGCAAAACATAGAAGAGCAGCAGAAAGATGATAATAGTATCGTGTTAAAACCCAAGGACAAAAATCTAACTGGTGAAAAAAACACCAAAATCATAGTAAAATCAGACACAATAATCTCTAATCAGGAAAAAGAAAAACTTTTGAATGAACTGGAAGATGAGCTGGATAATTTATTGGACAGCATCAATCAAATGGACGATGTTAAAGACTCTGACCTATCTTTTTAAATCCAATTATAAGAAAGGGGACTGTTTAGTCTAATGAAAAAAATATTATCAATAATAATCGCACTTTTGATTGTATTTACTGCAGGTATAGCCTTTGCGAAGGGGCCTCCTCATAAGGCTAAAATAAATAAAAATGAAAATATCAAACAAGAACAGCCTAAAACTACAAAAGAGATGCCAGCAGCACAACAAAATTCACAAAACAAAAACAAGGCCAATAAGGCTAAAACTAACAAGGGCCAAACAAATAAGGCTATAATGGAACAGGTCAAACCACTAGTAAAATGTATACGTGAAAACAAGACAGAGATGAACAAATTAAGAGCCCAGATAAAGAATAAACATCAGCTTTTGCAAGACAAAATTGATCAGCTCAGTCAAGACAAGGATTCGTTGACACAAGAACAGATAGAAAAGTTGCAAAACTCCCTTGAGACTGTAAAGCAGACAAGACAATTGATTGAAAATACAAAAGGAAAGATAGATGACCAGTGCATCAACTTAGGCCAGGCCAAGAAAAAGTACAACGCTGAAAATGCTGAACAATCCTTAAATAATATCATAAGCATACAAAAAGAAAGGATACAAGCCCTTGATAAAATACTGGAAGAACTGGATTCAATACTGAACATTTAAAAAGCAGAGGAAAAACCTCTGTTTTTTTATTCTCTTTTAGGGTATGATTAACAATATGGTTTTGTCAAATATGGATGAAATTTATAAAAAAATATTGCAAAACAAGAGTACTTATATTATACTTCATAATGGGGAAAAATTTTGATTTTTATAATATCCATAATGAAAACATAATAATTTTTTTATAAATTTATTTAAGGAGTGATAGTATTGTCAACCAAAGAAACATTCACATGGGAAGAAATTTCCGCAAAAAACCCCATCAACTCTCAAATAAGGTCTACAGTTGAAACTGCTTTCTATGGAAACAATGTAGTAAAAGTTAACTCAATTAAAGAGGCTTATAAACTTGCCAAGAGTTCCCCCGGTACAATTGTTACCGATATTCCTGTTTATAAACCTGAAGAAATCGGGCTTGATGATGATGCAAAGGTACTCTTATTCAATGACGGTGCAGTAAAGGGAAGATGTGCAGCTGCACGTAGGATTGTAGGAGAACCTGGAGTAGATGTGGAAGAATACGGTGCCAAGATAAGAGAGGCAGTATATCATACAAGGTATAGAAAGATGTATCATGCTACAACTTTCATAGGATTGGATAAAGACTTTATGGTAAAAGTACATCTGCTAATACCGGAAAATCATGAAAACATTATGTATTCATGGATGTTGAACTTCCAATACATTACAGAATATTATTCAAAGATGTATAAAAAATCCAAAGTGCTGGAAAATGAAGGGGATATCTATATATTCTCTGACCCTGATTGGAAACATCCGGACCATCCCTTAGGACTGACCTTTTTTGATCCTGAACATAATTGCGCAGCAATTTTAGGAATGAGATATTTTGGAGAACATAAAAAAGGAACACTTACATTAGGCTGGAGCATAGCCAACAGACATGGATTTGCATCCTGTCACGGTGGACAAAAAAGATACAACTTAGCAAATGATAAAAAATATGTGGTAGGTGTATTCGGGCTTTCCGGTTCCGGTAAATCCACCATCACTCATGCCAGACATGACGGTAAATATGACATAACAGTATTGCACGATGATGCATTCGTAATATCTACTGAAGACGGTTCCTCTGTAGCGCTAGAACCTGCATACTTCGATAAAACTGCCGACTACCCTATGGCAGACGATGATAACAAATATTTGCTCACTGTTCAAAATAACGGTGCCACTCGGGATGAAAAAGGCAATGTAGTCCTTTTGACGGAAGACGTCAGAAATGGGAACGGAAGAGCCATGAAATCCAAACTATGGTCCCCGGATAGAGAAGATAAGTTTGAGGAGCCGGTAGATTCGATAATATGGCTTATGAAAGACCCTACACTCCCACCTGTGATAAAGATTACAAACGCTAACCTAGCTTCAGTTATGGGTGCAACCTTAGCAACAAAGAGGACCTCTGCTGAAAGACTGGCTAAAGGCGTTGATCCAAACGCACTGGTCTTTGAACCTTATGCAAATCCTTTTAGGACTTATCCGCTCAGTGAAGATTATAAAAAATTCAAGGCATTATTCGAACAGAGAAATGTAGAATGTTATATCTTTAATACTGGTTTCTTTATGGATAAAAAGATACCTAAAGAAGTAACATTATCTTCACTAGAACATATAATGGATGGCACTGCAAAATTCGAAAAATTTGGCGGATGTACAGACATGGAGATGCTCGTTGTTGAAGGTTTTATGCCTGACTTTAACGATGCTGAATATAAAAAGCAGCTGATCTCCAGAATGG
This is a stretch of genomic DNA from Clostridia bacterium. It encodes these proteins:
- a CDS encoding spore coat associated protein CotJA: MVNAAKYKVMPSKFKLATAYIPFQYMCKLYSPMEGLMKGTIFPELYKPYKKK
- a CDS encoding response regulator transcription factor, which gives rise to MKILVVDDDKNICELISLYLKNQGYDVICRYDGSSALDAIKKGNIDLVVLDIMLPVIDGWEVCKMIRHKSNIPIIMLTARDMIEDKLQGFDIGADDYVVKPFDPRELIARIKARLKKNKTKNNLMHIDNLTIDMDKYEVKLDDQLVDLKPKEIQLLHFLLSNKNIVFSREQLLKDVWDYDYPVETRTVDVHIKSLRKKLETENSSWSIQTVWGIGYKLEVKKDV
- a CDS encoding GGDEF domain-containing protein, with the protein product MEFIKLESERQFKVEQIMDRLRMISVAIGYILTIIYHRELNYQINYVLVNIFGLCYLAYSILKLALWGNVEKRWGNKRQYFEVVIDVLAVSFFTYATGAGQSFIRYFYILIVSGVALKYGTGVSQLIAFLSAAALGTVLLVAEQKPNAEIALEIIFLFLLSWFINRIVERDKFLRYKITKLSITDRLTGLYNYQYINEQCKQEIARANRYNYSFCIAMIDIDDFKYINDKYGHREGDKIIRQFGHIIKKNCRSSDIAARYGGDEFTIILTNTDGQAAFKIVERLRKTVEDQKIQVGGKSVKMSISAGVANYPLDAKTMEQLFLKADRALYKSKANGKNKVYMAI
- a CDS encoding NAD(P)/FAD-dependent oxidoreductase; protein product: MPDQSRIYDIAIIGCGPAGLSAAVNAKIRNKDVALFGGEFCSPKMHKTPRVDNYLGFYKEKGEELRQRFIAHAKDIGLKINKLKVDNIYPMGNEFGIAVKSDIYRAKAVIIATGLVVPKHIQGEQEFLGRGVGYCATCDAPLYKGKDVAVISYSSSEENEVNFLAEICRKVYYIPMYKDMGKLDPRIEVVIQKPDSISGDESVNKLILEKRELDVDGVFILRELIPATQLLPEIEMDGNHIKVNRDMQTSVQGIYSAGDCTGVPYQIAKAVGEGQVAALNCVKYIDTIE
- a CDS encoding HAMP domain-containing sensor histidine kinase, with amino-acid sequence MFEKLFKTHLLILITIVVVLSLILSLAYNKYIFSQKENQLSTAAYKVNHLTAEYYQDEITLDQLQSSINSISYMTESSIYVIESKNNSNIHVEEKLNQKYITEALNKILKGQTVFLKKQYTNKFDMHMVFKGIPLKIDSKIIGAIILFSPVTYVYKNIFNINLIIWIISALLVIISVFIVYFTSSKISEPIIYMEKATSKLAAGEEVEDLEVKSNDELENLANGFNYMKNQILNTEKLRKEFIANISHDLKTPLTSINGFVQAMLDGIIKQEDMHRYLAIIKDEASRLIKLTDDILELTKIQSGTIKLSKQNILVKQILDDIQSSTEALRDEKNISIHIDCPDHLHIYADADRLKQIMLNIINNSIKYNKQNGKILIKVSDKNHEIIFDIKDTGIGISREELPFIFDKFNRAKAHQHMTAGGTGLGLNIAKNLVILHGGKISAQSQLDKGTKITFSIPK
- a CDS encoding ferredoxin yields the protein MRVEVDQDLCISCGLCIETCPEVFDWNEEEKAQAIDGDVPEELEDDAMEAVEGCPTDAIQEV
- a CDS encoding spore coat protein CotJB, producing the protein MYCYPMYPYPGYCKPYDDKPYCYPDWCDYNNAYDDYDNCYDDYMDDCGDMNGSNDKIAALKSLMAIQFSLLELNLYLDTHPRDMRAIRKYNEYLEEYKEKKEEYEQKYGPITARTKSGCPWEYIKGPWPWDIEYK
- a CDS encoding phosphoenolpyruvate carboxykinase (ATP); protein product: MSTKETFTWEEISAKNPINSQIRSTVETAFYGNNVVKVNSIKEAYKLAKSSPGTIVTDIPVYKPEEIGLDDDAKVLLFNDGAVKGRCAAARRIVGEPGVDVEEYGAKIREAVYHTRYRKMYHATTFIGLDKDFMVKVHLLIPENHENIMYSWMLNFQYITEYYSKMYKKSKVLENEGDIYIFSDPDWKHPDHPLGLTFFDPEHNCAAILGMRYFGEHKKGTLTLGWSIANRHGFASCHGGQKRYNLANDKKYVVGVFGLSGSGKSTITHARHDGKYDITVLHDDAFVISTEDGSSVALEPAYFDKTADYPMADDDNKYLLTVQNNGATRDEKGNVVLLTEDVRNGNGRAMKSKLWSPDREDKFEEPVDSIIWLMKDPTLPPVIKITNANLASVMGATLATKRTSAERLAKGVDPNALVFEPYANPFRTYPLSEDYKKFKALFEQRNVECYIFNTGFFMDKKIPKEVTLSSLEHIMDGTAKFEKFGGCTDMEMLVVEGFMPDFNDAEYKKQLISRMEDRIKYLASRDTERGGFDKLPEEAIDIMKKLVDQLK
- a CDS encoding manganese catalase family protein; its protein translation is MWIYEKKLQYPAYVEKTDITMAKYLMTQYGGPDSELSAGIRYLNQRYTMPTDEAKAILTDIGTEELAHWEIIGTLIYKLLKGVPVKILEQEGLGSHYTQHGRALYPADASGVPWTASYIQALADPIADLHEDLAAEQKARATYENLINLTSDRGVIDTLSFLREREIVHFQRFGEALRIVTQYLEQKKCC